TCAAGCTTCTTTCCCAGATAGCCAAGCTGATGAAAAACGACATCATCAAGGACCGATTGCGTCAATCGAGTCAGCCCCAGCAAATCATCGATATCCTGCGTTCGGAGGAAGAATCCATTCCGTGACATTCGATACGGACACCCGAATTCCATCTGACGAAAAGCCGGCATTGTTCATCATTACCGGTCTGTCAGGGTCCGGCAAGAGCACAGCCATGACCGCATTCGAGGATGCGGGGTATTATTGTGTGGACAACATGCCTGTCAAGCTCCTGCCTGTTCTGCTCGAAACACCGCCGGTTACGGATGAAACGCCGGCTGGCGTGACGTGCGTCATGGATATTCGGGAAAAAGGATTTCTGAGCCATTACAAGGATGTTTTTCAGGTGTTGCGCAGCACGGGGCAATCGTTTCAGCTCCTCTTTTTCGAAGCGGAAGAGCCTGTACTGATTCAGCGTTACAGTCAAACGAGAAGGCAGCATCCCCTTGCCATGGGCAAGAGCCTTGTTGAGAGTATACGGATCGAAAGGCAACAACTCGAGCCGTTGCGAAAAGAAGCCGATCAACTGATCGATACCACCCGGATGAACGTACATGAGTTGAAAGCCATGGTGCGGGGAATAGCTGATCGGGGTAAAAGTTACAAGGCGATGCGCATTCTGCTGATGTCCTTCGGTTTCAAATACGGCATCCCGCTCAATTCGGACCTGGTCATGGATGTACGCTTTCTTCCGAATCCGTTTTTCGTTCCGGAGCTCAAAGCGCTGGATGGCAGAGATCGGACACTCCGCAGCTACGTATTCCAG
Above is a genomic segment from Desulfatirhabdium butyrativorans DSM 18734 containing:
- the rapZ gene encoding RNase adapter RapZ, with the protein product MTFDTDTRIPSDEKPALFIITGLSGSGKSTAMTAFEDAGYYCVDNMPVKLLPVLLETPPVTDETPAGVTCVMDIREKGFLSHYKDVFQVLRSTGQSFQLLFFEAEEPVLIQRYSQTRRQHPLAMGKSLVESIRIERQQLEPLRKEADQLIDTTRMNVHELKAMVRGIADRGKSYKAMRILLMSFGFKYGIPLNSDLVMDVRFLPNPFFVPELKALDGRDRTLRSYVFQEAESTEFLERYGAFLVGLIPLYEREGKSYLTISIGCTGGRHRSVAVCEELYERLRSAFPGMTIDIIHRDIEQEV